Below is a genomic region from Sulfitobacter sp. OXR-159.
TTCGCCCTTGTCCATCCAGAGCATCGCACCAAAGCGCATGGCCTTGCCAAGGATCTCGGCCTCCAACCGGGTCTTTTCGTCGACCATCTCATAGAGGTCTTCGAACCGGGTGTTTTCCCGTTTGTTGGAATAACGGTGCAGCAGCGCCAGCCCCAGATAAATCCGCTCCGCGTGTTTGAGCCCGCCAAGGTTGGCGCGGGTGGCGTTGTCAAAACAGGTCTCGGCCCGGTAGTCGGGATGCGCGCGCCAGCTGACATCATGCAGGAGGCAGGCCGCTTTGACCAACCGCCTGCGCGCATGCGGGGCAGAGCGGTAGAGCGGCAGGATGAAGTTATAGAGCACCTTACCAAAGCCGGGCATCCGCGCGTCTTTGGCTTCGGCGAAATAGCAGGCCTCAATCAGCGGATCACGGTCGCGCAGGCGTTGCGGCATCTGCTCATAGAGCATGCCTTCGCGGATGCCGTAGCTGGAAATGGCGATGTCTTTGGGGCGGAAGGTTTTGACCAGACGGCTTAGCACCTCGGCGGCGTAGGGCACCAGTGACATCCGGCTCGACGACACGCCACAGGCGCTGCGCAACTCTTCCAAATCAGAGGCTTGGATGAACTTCACCGTCTCCCGGACCGAGGTCACGGTCATGCGGTATTCATGCAGAACATGCAGCGGATAGCCCCGGCGGTACATGTCGATCCGCGCGATAGCGCGCCATGAGCCGCCTACAAGGAACAGCCGGTCGCGCTGGTTGCCCATCTTTTCCTGAAGGCCGGTGATGACCTCTTTGATATGGGCGTGCCGCCCCTTGGCACCGCCCTTGAGATCGCGCAATTTCAGCGGCCCGAGTTGCGAGGTCAC
It encodes:
- a CDS encoding Ppx/GppA family phosphatase, translated to MADQTDPSRAAPVPETGVAELGLFAKPLFQDPGARALARVGVVDVGSNSVRLVVFDGAARSPAYFYNEKIMCALGAGMSETGHLSPEGRARALSALRRFSKLADGMGLSELTVVATAAVRDASDGREFCADVLRETGLRIWVIDGEEEARLSAQGVLLGWPGAYGLVCDIGGSSMELAEISGGRVGRRVTSQLGPLKLRDLKGGAKGRHAHIKEVITGLQEKMGNQRDRLFLVGGSWRAIARIDMYRRGYPLHVLHEYRMTVTSVRETVKFIQASDLEELRSACGVSSSRMSLVPYAAEVLSRLVKTFRPKDIAISSYGIREGMLYEQMPQRLRDRDPLIEACYFAEAKDARMPGFGKVLYNFILPLYRSAPHARRRLVKAACLLHDVSWRAHPDYRAETCFDNATRANLGGLKHAERIYLGLALLHRYSNKRENTRFEDLYEMVDEKTRLEAEILGKAMRFGAMLWMDKGEQRGELRWFPKKKQLELWLTPDMVPLFGEVAEARLNSLAKSLDAEVHVRTGKRPPK